Genomic DNA from Theropithecus gelada isolate Dixy chromosome 1, Tgel_1.0, whole genome shotgun sequence:
ACACCGCCTTaggggaaaggagaaaacatTGTGATCGGTTTCAAATGGACCTGCGAAGAAATATTTCTAGAGCCGCTTTGCAGTGCTCAGAAAAGGCTAGCTGGGGTTGGAGGATGTCACTAGGAATGCGGCCTCGATGAGATGTTCAGCAGGAGTGCTAAGAGCTAAATGTTACTTGAAGTTGCTAAAGGTAGAACCAGAGTGCAGGACAGAGACTACAGCAGGGAGGGCTAAGTTTAGATACGAGGGAGAGCTTCCTGCAATAAAGGGGACCCAGGCACTCAAACTAGAATAATGGCAAGAAGTCACAGAATACTTTTTTCCAAGTCTAAAGTATAGTCTTCAAGGGAAAGTCTAAGTGCATTCTTGCCTAGAGATAGGGGGATGAAAGAAATGGTTTTTCAGGTCTGGAGGAGTTAGTTTGGATTGTCACAGTACCttagagggaggaggaaagggtaGGAACTGTAATTGTAGTTTTCAGCTTCTCTGGACAAACTCAGCAAAGTGAACACAGGGGGCTGCCGTCCTGTGGTGGCGATGCTCCTGAAATGAACAAGGAAGATGAGTCTCTATAATTGTACATACCAGAGAAGGGAGCAAGGTGGGGTGGGAGAGCTATACTGCACATGTGCGAGTGGGGAGGCCAGAGAcagcccctccttccctccagacACCCTGATACTGGCCATGCCTTAATCTTCATTCTGTGGACCATCAAGGGCCATACAGGTCTGTCTTACTGAGGGTGATGGATCAACCATCTACCATGTCCCTTTAAGGACATGAGCCTTTTTAGAACATGTAAGTTGTGTCCTTAAGGAAGAGTGGGGCAATGGGTGAAGAGAGGCATAGTGGGACTCTGGAAATGGCAGCCTGGCTAAGGAGAGTGAAGAGAAGGgatttaaacagaaacacacctGAGCATTCAAGACGTGGGGCTGCCCTAGCCTCCTCTTTGATGTGAGGCCTTTGTAGGCTTTGGGCAGGACGGCCCTCTCCTCTCCTGGCAtgcctccctctcctcaggcttcCCCTGCTTCCCAAGATGATCTAAACTAACAGTCTGGGTGGAGGGGCTAAATAATTTTATCCTCCTCACCTCACCCCAACCCTCCCCTAggtaaaagatgagaaaaatattcaAGAGGTATTTGACCTGAGTGACTATGAGAAGTGTGAAGAGCTCCGGAAGtccaagagcaggagcaagaaaaaTCATAGCAAGTTTACTCTTGCCCACTCCAAACAGCCCGGTAACACGGTATGtttctcctgccaccttggccgCTGGAACATGGACAGGGTTGGAGGGGGCAGGGGAGAACTCCTTCCCCTCAACTTCTCTCAGCAATCTTGGCTCAGAGGCCCTGGATTGCTCTCCTGCTGGCTTTTATCATTTCACCTGAGAATATTGTGgccatttccttctttccaggCAGGCCAGCCTTTAACCTGTTCAGCCACAAAGATcatctctctatatatctctttatttttctctgtcttatacacacacatccacacatgtGCATATTTACATCCCTTAGAAGAAAATCCCTGTCCTTGTACCCTGATAGGTGGTTGAAGTTCTAAATCTAATTCATCTTGTCGGAGGGAACCCAGGGAAGTTACTCCTGTCACATTCTATTTCTTCAAACATTGaaagatttgtattttaatacCTGTCCTTCATCAGACTTCCTCTGATTATCTCCAATACCATATTAATACTTAGTATCCTTCTTAGCTCTTCCTTGGTCGTTTCTAAAACAACCTCCTAGCTATGCATTTTGCAGGAATAGAAGCTGGGTTTCCTTAAGTTATGGATGACTCTGGAAGCAGAATATCTCTCCTTCCCGGAGCTGGGTCTAAGAAAGTGAGATTATAATCTCCCCTCACAGGCACCCAACCTGATCTTCCTGGCAGTGAGTCCAGAAGAGAAGGAATCGTGGATCAGTGCCCTCAACTCTGCCATCACCCGAGCCAAGAACCGTATCTTGGATGAGGTCAGGGGGCTCactgtggggagagggagggaggctggggcagagggagcagctgTGACCCACTGAAGGGGGAGGATTATGCAGGCCCCATTTACTCGCTCCCCCACCAGCTCTACTTCTTTACCTCCCTTTTAAAAACCTGATCTCTTTCTACCTTCTCTCCAAGTCTCTTCTGACACCTCCTCTTCCCCACTTCATGATGCGGGAGCCAGCCTTGCGTCAGCTTAAAGAGCCCCTTCGTGTCCAGTAAATCCCCTTGCCCATGGATTCATTCAGAAGCCGTGAATGGAATGGGCACGCGTTCAGGCCTCGGGATGCTGGGTTGGGACAAAGGTCACTGAAGAGCACTCATGACTCACAGTACATCTCTTCAGGTCACCGTTGAGGAGGACAGCTATCTTGCCCATCCCACTCGAGACAGGGCAAAAATCCAACATTCCCGCCGCCCCCCAACAAGGGGACACCTAATGGCTGTGGTATGTAAGACTGTAATAAACATTGCCAAAGGGCTGATTCTGTGTCAGTCCAGCTCAGACAGAACTGTATGCCACCAGAGGCATTTGTGGGAGGCCTCCCTGATGCCAAGATCAGAGGCGAGGGAAGTCCTTCCACCCCATGCCCCTGCCTGATCTAAATCAAAAGGATTTATTCAGCACCCATTAGGAGTTCAAAAGTCCTGGCTCCCAGTAATGTTACcctcttttggagaaaatgagTTATACccacaggaaaatgaaaactaagcTACTTTATGGTGACTGTCTTGATGGGTAACAGTATGTAGTAGTGCAGGCATTTGGAGGAGAACGGATGACAGTGAATCCCTGAAACATACAAAGTGCTGGTTTCTTTCATGCTTCTGAGCTCTTAAGTCTttagagagagaggaaggcaggtATAGTGCAGagaacacaggctttggagtccAAACCTGAGTTGGAACCTCACTATAATCAGCTACCTGTGTGGTTCTCTGAAGTTGCATgtcttcagctgtaaaatgaggCAGTAATCATGCCTGCCTTGAAGGGCTGCTATGAGGAATGACTAAAGCAGCATATGTATAGCTACATATTTGGTATTGACTACTCATCACTTTTAGTATTctggaaataagagaaaaaattttgTAAGGCAAGGGGGCTGAAGTGTGGGGCTCATAGGATGCAGATGGAGGAGGACAGTCATTGTGCCATGGGGAGCGTCCTCTGTGTGTCAGACCCAGTTTAATGCTGAGAGTCCACAATACTGAGGAAGAGGACGCCCCTCAGGAAGCTTGTGGTAGAATGGAGAATACAGGAAACAAGCAACAGAAAGTaaatcacagaaaaagaaacattcaagTCACTATCAAAGGAATAAGAAACAGCACATTCAGTAGGAGGGTTCAGTCAAGAGCAGAGGGCTTTGCCAGGCAGggttgctcacacctataatcccagtactttgggagactgagacaggtgaatcacttgagatcaggagtttgagaccaaccatggccaacgtggtaaaaccctgccactgctaaaaatacaaaaaaaaaaaagccaggcgtggtggtgcgtgcatgtaatcccagctacttgggaggctgaggtaggagaatcgcttgaaccacaaggtggagtttgcagtgagccaagattatgccactgcactccagcctggacgacagagtaagactctctaAAAAAACTACTCATTCAGGGAAGGCTTGTAGAGGAAAATGACCACAGCTTGCATCTTTTAGGCAGTCATTCTGAAAATCCCTCCTGAAGACAGCTTTCCCCTCTCATTTCCCCCTTGCTCCACAGGCTTCCACGTCTACCTCGGATGGAATGCTGACCTTGGACCTGATCCAAGAGGAAGACCCTTCCCCTGAGGAACCAGCCTCTTGTGCTGAGAGCTTTCGGGTTGACCTGGACAAGTCTGTGGCCCAGCTGGCAGGGAGCCGGCGGAGAGCAGACTCAGACCGCATCCAGCCCTCCGCAGACCGGGCAAGCAGCCTCTCCCGACCTTGGGAAAAACCAGACAAAGGGGCCACGTACACCCCCCAGGCACCCAAGAAGTTGACACCCACAGAGAAGGGCCGCTGCGCCTCCCTGGAGGAGATCCTGTCTCAGCGGGACGCTGCCCCTGCCCGCACCCTCCAGCTCCAGGCTGAGGAacccccatcccctgccccccCCGACCCGGGGCAGCTGTCCCGGATCCAGGACCTGGTAGCAAGGAAACTGGAGAAGACTCAGGAGCTTCTGGCAGAGGTTCAGGGACTGGGAGATGGGAAGCGAAAGGCCAAGGACCCCCCTCGGTCTCCGCCGGATTCTGAGTCAGAGCAGCTGCTGTTGGAGACGGAACGGCTGCTGGGAGAGGCGTCATCAAATTGGAACCAGGCAAAGAGGGTGCTGCAGGAGGTCAGGGAGCTGAGAGACCTGTACAGACAGATGGACCTGCAGACCCCCGACTCCCACCTCAGACAGACCACCC
This window encodes:
- the PLEKHO1 gene encoding pleckstrin homology domain-containing family O member 1 isoform X2, yielding MRVLGGAPSGLPLSFLFLVRKGDALEAGDLRSSRIRTSLHYHRARPLGPGAAGDRVSWAPRVARAAAERGSLPPGKRSPAAWRPPSSPSGPQDGNQQPAPPEKVGWVRKFCGKGIFREIWKNRYVVLKGDQLYISEKEVKDEKNIQEVFDLSDYEKCEELRKSKSRSKKNHSKFTLAHSKQPGNTAPNLIFLAVSPEEKESWISALNSAITRAKNRILDEASTSTSDGMLTLDLIQEEDPSPEEPASCAESFRVDLDKSVAQLAGSRRRADSDRIQPSADRASSLSRPWEKPDKGATYTPQAPKKLTPTEKGRCASLEEILSQRDAAPARTLQLQAEEPPSPAPPDPGQLSRIQDLVARKLEKTQELLAEVQGLGDGKRKAKDPPRSPPDSESEQLLLETERLLGEASSNWNQAKRVLQEVRELRDLYRQMDLQTPDSHLRQTTPHSQYRKSLM
- the PLEKHO1 gene encoding pleckstrin homology domain-containing family O member 1 isoform X1, producing the protein MRVLGGAPSGLPLSFLFLVRKGDALEAGDLRSSRIRTSLHYHRARPLGPGAAGDRVSWAPRVARAAAERGSLPPGKRSPAAWRPPSSPSGPQDGNQQPAPPEKVGWVRKFCGKGIFREIWKNRYVVLKGDQLYISEKEVKDEKNIQEVFDLSDYEKCEELRKSKSRSKKNHSKFTLAHSKQPGNTAPNLIFLAVSPEEKESWISALNSAITRAKNRILDEVTVEEDSYLAHPTRDRAKIQHSRRPPTRGHLMAVASTSTSDGMLTLDLIQEEDPSPEEPASCAESFRVDLDKSVAQLAGSRRRADSDRIQPSADRASSLSRPWEKPDKGATYTPQAPKKLTPTEKGRCASLEEILSQRDAAPARTLQLQAEEPPSPAPPDPGQLSRIQDLVARKLEKTQELLAEVQGLGDGKRKAKDPPRSPPDSESEQLLLETERLLGEASSNWNQAKRVLQEVRELRDLYRQMDLQTPDSHLRQTTPHSQYRKSLM
- the PLEKHO1 gene encoding pleckstrin homology domain-containing family O member 1 isoform X4; amino-acid sequence: MLTLDLIQEEDPSPEEPASCAESFRVDLDKSVAQLAGSRRRADSDRIQPSADRASSLSRPWEKPDKGATYTPQAPKKLTPTEKGRCASLEEILSQRDAAPARTLQLQAEEPPSPAPPDPGQLSRIQDLVARKLEKTQELLAEVQGLGDGKRKAKDPPRSPPDSESEQLLLETERLLGEASSNWNQAKRVLQEVRELRDLYRQMDLQTPDSHLRQTTPHSQYRKSLM
- the PLEKHO1 gene encoding pleckstrin homology domain-containing family O member 1 isoform X3, producing MMKKNNSAKRGPQDGNQQPAPPEKVGWVRKFCGKGIFREIWKNRYVVLKGDQLYISEKEVKDEKNIQEVFDLSDYEKCEELRKSKSRSKKNHSKFTLAHSKQPGNTAPNLIFLAVSPEEKESWISALNSAITRAKNRILDEVTVEEDSYLAHPTRDRAKIQHSRRPPTRGHLMAVASTSTSDGMLTLDLIQEEDPSPEEPASCAESFRVDLDKSVAQLAGSRRRADSDRIQPSADRASSLSRPWEKPDKGATYTPQAPKKLTPTEKGRCASLEEILSQRDAAPARTLQLQAEEPPSPAPPDPGQLSRIQDLVARKLEKTQELLAEVQGLGDGKRKAKDPPRSPPDSESEQLLLETERLLGEASSNWNQAKRVLQEVRELRDLYRQMDLQTPDSHLRQTTPHSQYRKSLM